One Nostoc sp. UHCC 0302 DNA window includes the following coding sequences:
- a CDS encoding TetR family transcriptional regulator, with product MQVALAFLFMSSQPLSTRQRLIQAALELFSAHGVSTTTTRQIAEKAEVNEVTLFRHFGNKHGLLLAVLEESAAFKDLGESLVRRATPPGNVYQALKDYASDSLHALERVPEFVRSVVGEADQFPAENRRALGRGVTEANRYVAQYLATVIRQGDLNTYLPAEKLASLLNGMILGYAVIEFTSEFHELWEDRDDFLENLVELFLHGAMSPPTEFTTGSLLGGVITTEVADLPAGIVHAILQQAKKLGVLDYALAYVLFGAGLSVSEIVSLQRSQQIYDEQGHFLQITTPGSVRQVPVNQWILGKRYGSYTNNPLIKWLKSRKDTHSAMFLNEIGAPISELEIQVRWLGWTEGLLTPQGEPPAIAQANQTWCVEMLMRGISLENLSILTACDRSQLQPYAKRAREKAALEQAIRLDQKPG from the coding sequence ATGCAAGTGGCACTTGCATTTTTATTTATGTCGTCTCAACCCCTTTCAACTCGTCAGCGCTTGATTCAAGCGGCACTAGAGTTATTTAGCGCTCACGGAGTCAGTACTACAACAACCCGCCAAATTGCTGAAAAAGCAGAAGTTAATGAAGTGACTCTATTTCGGCATTTTGGCAACAAGCATGGGTTGCTTTTGGCTGTACTGGAAGAATCCGCAGCTTTCAAAGATTTAGGTGAGTCGCTGGTACGGCGGGCAACTCCTCCTGGTAATGTCTACCAAGCTTTAAAAGATTATGCAAGTGACAGCTTGCACGCATTAGAACGTGTGCCAGAGTTTGTCCGGTCTGTGGTGGGTGAAGCCGACCAATTCCCGGCAGAGAATCGCCGCGCCCTGGGAAGGGGGGTAACAGAGGCAAATCGCTATGTTGCCCAATACTTGGCTACCGTAATCCGGCAAGGAGACTTAAATACCTATCTCCCAGCAGAAAAATTAGCAAGTTTGTTAAATGGGATGATTTTGGGATATGCCGTCATTGAATTCACCAGTGAATTTCATGAACTTTGGGAGGATCGGGATGATTTTCTGGAGAATTTGGTGGAATTATTTTTACACGGAGCAATGTCACCTCCAACAGAATTCACAACAGGTTCTTTACTAGGAGGTGTCATTACTACAGAAGTGGCTGACTTGCCTGCTGGTATAGTTCATGCAATTTTGCAACAAGCTAAAAAATTAGGAGTACTAGATTATGCCTTGGCTTACGTGTTATTTGGTGCTGGGTTATCTGTGTCAGAAATAGTCAGCTTGCAGCGATCGCAACAAATCTACGATGAGCAAGGTCATTTCCTCCAAATCACAACCCCAGGAAGCGTCCGTCAAGTACCAGTGAATCAATGGATTTTGGGCAAACGCTATGGTTCCTATACCAATAACCCCTTAATTAAATGGCTAAAAAGCCGCAAGGATACTCATTCTGCTATGTTTCTTAACGAAATAGGCGCACCAATTTCTGAGTTAGAGATTCAGGTACGCTGGCTAGGATGGACTGAGGGACTGTTAACGCCTCAAGGAGAACCACCAGCGATCGCTCAGGCAAATCAAACTTGGTGTGTAGAAATGTTAATGCGAGGGATTAGCTTAGAAAATCTGAGCATTCTTACTGCTTGCGATCGCTCTCAGTTACAGCCTTATGCCAAGAGAGCTAGAGAAAAGGCGGCATTAGAGCAAGCAATTCGTTTAGATCAAAAGCCAGGATAA